In Bacillus sp. NP247, one DNA window encodes the following:
- a CDS encoding GatB/YqeY domain-containing protein has product MSLLGRLNDDMKQAMKNKQKEKLTVIRMVKAALQNEGIKLQHTLTEEEELTVLAREVKQYKDSLLEFKKAGREDLVDKLQSEIQILSAYLPEQLTEEELADIIKQVISEVGATSKADMGKVMTAVMPKVKGKTDGSLVNKLVIQLLA; this is encoded by the coding sequence ATGAGTCTTCTCGGTCGTTTAAACGATGATATGAAACAAGCGATGAAGAATAAACAAAAAGAAAAATTAACCGTTATTCGTATGGTTAAGGCTGCTTTACAAAATGAAGGTATTAAACTGCAACATACTCTTACTGAAGAAGAGGAATTAACAGTTTTAGCTCGTGAAGTAAAACAGTATAAGGACTCCCTCCTTGAATTTAAAAAAGCTGGTCGTGAAGACCTTGTTGATAAACTGCAAAGTGAAATTCAGATTTTAAGCGCATATTTGCCGGAGCAATTAACAGAAGAAGAACTAGCGGATATAATTAAGCAAGTTATTTCTGAAGTTGGTGCTACATCTAAAGCAGATATGGGTAAAGTGATGACTGCTGTTATGCCGAAAGTAAAAGGTAAAACAGACGGATCACTTGTGAATAAGCTGGTTATCCAGCTATTAGCATAA
- the prmA gene encoding 50S ribosomal protein L11 methyltransferase produces the protein MKWSEISIHTTEEAVEAVSHILHEAGASGVAIEDPAELTKEREQQYGEIYALNPDEYPSEGVLVKAYFPQTDSLHETVAGVKSSIDALPSFDIEIGTGNITINEVDEEDWATAWKKYYHPVQISDTFTIVPTWEEYTPSSPDEKIIELDPGMAFGTGTHPTTTMCIRALEKTVQPGDTVIDVGTGSGVLSIAAAKLGAASVQAYDLDPVAVESAEMNVRLNKTDDIVNVGQNSLLEGIEGPVDLIVANLLAEIILLFPEDAARVVKPGGLFITSGIIGAKEKVISEALEKAGFTIEEVLRMEDWVAIIARNA, from the coding sequence GTGAAATGGTCAGAAATTAGTATTCATACAACAGAAGAAGCAGTAGAAGCTGTCTCTCATATTTTGCATGAAGCAGGCGCTAGCGGGGTTGCGATTGAGGACCCAGCGGAGTTGACGAAAGAGCGCGAGCAACAATACGGTGAGATTTATGCACTTAATCCAGATGAATATCCAAGTGAGGGTGTTTTGGTAAAAGCATATTTCCCACAAACGGATTCTTTACACGAAACGGTTGCAGGTGTAAAATCATCTATTGATGCACTACCATCTTTCGACATCGAAATTGGTACAGGAAATATTACAATTAATGAAGTCGATGAGGAAGATTGGGCTACTGCTTGGAAGAAGTATTATCATCCAGTTCAAATTTCTGATACATTCACAATTGTGCCGACGTGGGAAGAGTATACACCGTCTTCTCCAGATGAAAAAATTATTGAATTAGATCCAGGTATGGCGTTTGGTACAGGGACACATCCAACAACAACGATGTGTATTCGTGCATTAGAAAAAACGGTTCAGCCAGGTGATACTGTTATTGATGTGGGGACAGGTTCGGGAGTACTTAGTATTGCTGCAGCAAAATTAGGTGCGGCTTCTGTTCAAGCGTATGATCTAGACCCAGTTGCAGTTGAAAGTGCAGAAATGAATGTGCGCTTAAATAAAACAGATGACATTGTAAATGTTGGACAGAATAGTCTATTAGAAGGTATTGAAGGTCCAGTTGATTTAATTGTAGCAAATTTACTAGCGGAAATTATTCTTCTATTCCCTGAAGATGCAGCGAGAGTTGTGAAGCCAGGTGGATTATTTATTACATCTGGTATTATTGGGGCGAAAGAAAAAGTGATTTCTGAAGCGTTAGAAAAAGCTGGATTTACAATTGAAGAAGTGCTTCGAATGGAAGATTGGGTAGCAATTATTGCACGAAATGCGTAA
- the dnaJ gene encoding chaperone protein DnaJ, translating into MSKRDYYEVLGLSQGASKDEIKKAYRRLAKKYHPDVSKEENAIEKFKEVQEAYEVLSDDQKRAQYDQFGHAGANQGFGGGGDFGGGFGFEDIFSSFFGGGGGRRRDPNAPRQGADLQYQVTLEFEEAIFGKELNVEIPVEDPCDTCKGSGAKPGTSKETCKHCSGSGQISVEQNTPFGRIVNRQACGHCSGTGQMIKEKCTTCHGSGKVRKRKKINVKIPAGIDNGQQIRVSGKGEAGVNGGPAGDLYVVVHVRNHEFFEREGDHIICEMPLTFAQMALGAEVEVPTVHGKVKLKIPAGTQTGTEFRLKGKGAPNVRGYGQGDQYVVVRVVVPTKLTSHQKDLLREFAGQEEQDDSLFRKLKRAFKGE; encoded by the coding sequence ATGAGTAAACGAGACTATTATGAGGTCCTTGGACTTAGCCAGGGCGCTTCAAAAGATGAAATTAAAAAAGCGTATCGTCGTTTGGCTAAAAAATACCATCCAGACGTAAGTAAAGAAGAAAATGCAATTGAAAAGTTTAAAGAAGTACAAGAGGCATACGAAGTATTGAGCGATGATCAAAAGCGTGCGCAGTACGATCAATTTGGTCATGCTGGTGCAAATCAAGGCTTCGGTGGCGGAGGAGACTTCGGCGGTGGCTTCGGTTTTGAAGATATCTTTAGTTCGTTCTTTGGCGGCGGTGGCGGCAGACGTCGTGATCCAAATGCTCCGCGCCAAGGTGCTGATTTACAATATCAAGTTACTTTAGAGTTTGAAGAAGCTATTTTTGGTAAAGAATTAAACGTTGAGATTCCAGTGGAGGATCCATGTGATACTTGTAAGGGTAGTGGAGCAAAACCAGGGACTTCAAAAGAAACATGTAAACATTGTTCAGGATCAGGGCAAATAAGTGTAGAACAAAATACACCATTTGGGCGTATTGTAAACCGTCAAGCTTGTGGGCATTGTTCAGGAACAGGTCAAATGATTAAAGAGAAATGTACGACATGTCATGGTTCTGGTAAAGTTCGTAAACGCAAAAAAATCAATGTTAAAATTCCAGCGGGTATCGATAATGGTCAACAAATTCGTGTATCTGGAAAAGGTGAAGCAGGCGTAAATGGCGGACCGGCAGGTGACTTATATGTTGTTGTTCATGTGAGAAATCATGAATTCTTTGAACGCGAAGGGGATCACATTATTTGTGAAATGCCATTAACATTTGCGCAAATGGCACTTGGTGCGGAAGTAGAAGTTCCTACCGTTCATGGCAAAGTGAAGCTGAAAATTCCAGCAGGAACACAAACGGGAACAGAATTCCGCTTAAAAGGAAAAGGTGCTCCGAACGTACGTGGATATGGTCAAGGAGATCAATATGTAGTCGTTCGTGTTGTTGTACCAACGAAATTAACTTCGCATCAAAAAGATTTATTGCGTGAATTTGCAGGGCAAGAAGAGCAGGATGATAGCTTATTCAGAAAGCTTAAACGTGCTTTCAAAGGGGAATAA
- the yqfC gene encoding sporulation protein YqfC: MKKLEQMKNWLTKQIDLPVDVLMDLPRITLVGQVHIYIENHRGLLVFSDKEVRLLLKHGQLLIRGQSFVIKTILPEELLLEGIIEQVTFLENEKKEE, translated from the coding sequence ATGAAAAAATTAGAACAAATGAAGAATTGGTTAACGAAGCAAATAGACCTGCCAGTGGATGTGTTAATGGATCTACCTCGGATCACGCTTGTTGGGCAAGTACATATCTATATAGAAAATCATCGAGGATTATTAGTATTTTCAGATAAAGAGGTAAGATTGCTATTGAAACATGGTCAATTATTAATTAGAGGTCAATCCTTTGTTATTAAAACAATCCTTCCAGAAGAACTGTTGCTTGAAGGGATTATTGAACAAGTGACGTTTTTAGAAAATGAAAAGAAAGAGGAGTGA
- a CDS encoding helix-turn-helix domain-containing protein gives MSENIRKDIREKIQNGNFNCEKELTLSIISGKWKVVILWHLGVEGPHRFSELQRLFPSISHKVLSNQLKELMEDGIIDRTVYPEIPPRVEYYMTELGMSLLPIVEMMYDWGKMRMEQIRNTL, from the coding sequence ATGTCCGAAAATATTCGAAAAGATATTCGAGAGAAAATACAAAATGGTAATTTTAATTGTGAAAAGGAACTGACGCTTTCTATTATTAGTGGGAAGTGGAAAGTTGTGATATTGTGGCATCTCGGTGTGGAAGGGCCTCATCGTTTTAGTGAATTACAGCGACTATTCCCGAGCATATCTCATAAAGTGTTGTCGAATCAATTAAAAGAGTTGATGGAGGATGGGATTATTGATCGAACAGTATACCCGGAAATCCCTCCGCGAGTTGAGTACTATATGACAGAATTAGGTATGTCGCTTTTGCCAATCGTTGAAATGATGTATGATTGGGGAAAAATGCGAATGGAACAAATTCGTAACACGTTATAA
- the grpE gene encoding nucleotide exchange factor GrpE, translated as MEERNEQVVEEVKEAQVEEAVTPENSEKTVEEKSEAALLQEKVDELQAKLTETEGRTLRLQADFENYKRRVQMDKQAAEKYRAQSLVSDILPALDNFERAMQVEATDEQTKSLLQGMEMVHRQLLEALTKEGVEAIEAVGKQFDPNEHQAIMQVEDSEFESNAVVEEFQKGYKLKDRVIRPSMVKVNQ; from the coding sequence GTGGAAGAGCGTAACGAACAAGTGGTAGAAGAAGTGAAAGAAGCGCAAGTTGAAGAAGCTGTCACGCCAGAAAACAGTGAAAAAACTGTAGAAGAAAAAAGTGAGGCTGCTCTTTTACAAGAAAAAGTAGATGAGTTACAAGCGAAACTAACGGAAACGGAAGGTCGCACATTACGTCTACAAGCTGATTTTGAAAATTATAAGCGCCGTGTCCAAATGGATAAACAGGCTGCTGAAAAATATAGAGCACAAAGTCTAGTTTCAGATATTTTGCCAGCTCTTGATAATTTTGAAAGAGCGATGCAAGTGGAAGCGACTGACGAGCAAACGAAATCCTTGTTACAAGGTATGGAAATGGTGCATCGTCAATTGCTAGAAGCGTTGACTAAAGAAGGTGTTGAAGCGATTGAAGCTGTTGGTAAACAGTTTGATCCGAATGAACACCAAGCTATTATGCAAGTGGAAGACAGTGAATTTGAATCAAACGCGGTAGTTGAAGAATTCCAAAAAGGTTATAAACTAAAAGACCGTGTGATTCGCCCGTCAATGGTAAAAGTAAATCAATAA
- the rpsU gene encoding 30S ribosomal protein S21, with protein sequence MSKTVVRKNESLEDALRRFKRSVSKTGTLAEARKREFYEKPSVKRKKKSEAARKRKF encoded by the coding sequence ATGTCAAAAACAGTCGTTCGTAAAAACGAGTCTTTGGAGGATGCACTTCGCCGTTTTAAAAGATCGGTTTCTAAAACTGGTACACTTGCTGAAGCAAGAAAGCGCGAGTTTTATGAAAAGCCAAGTGTAAAACGTAAGAAGAAATCTGAAGCGGCAAGAAAGCGTAAGTTCTAA
- a CDS encoding 16S rRNA (uracil(1498)-N(3))-methyltransferase: MQRYFVEEKYVNETSIRIMGDDVHHIARVMRMSAGDHIYCCVNGKTAECSIAEITSEFVDTTIVEWVEASSELPVFVTIASGLPKGDKLELIFQKGTELGAAAFLPFQASRSIVKWDAKKADKKVERLKKIVKEAAEQSHRSEIPEVHVPSSFKQLLSMSSEYDVCLVAYEEEAKQGEKSNFAKALSTIKPGQKLLIVFGPEGGLAEEEITALREHKFVPCSLGPRILRTETAPLYALSAASYHFELMG, encoded by the coding sequence ATGCAACGTTATTTTGTAGAAGAGAAATATGTAAATGAGACAAGTATTCGCATAATGGGTGATGATGTCCATCACATCGCAAGAGTGATGCGTATGTCAGCTGGTGACCACATTTATTGCTGTGTAAATGGTAAAACAGCAGAGTGTTCAATTGCTGAAATTACCAGTGAATTTGTGGATACCACTATTGTAGAATGGGTAGAGGCGTCAAGCGAACTTCCTGTGTTCGTGACGATTGCAAGTGGACTGCCGAAAGGAGACAAGCTAGAGTTAATTTTTCAAAAAGGAACTGAGCTTGGGGCAGCTGCATTTTTACCATTTCAAGCATCTCGATCTATTGTAAAGTGGGATGCGAAAAAAGCAGATAAAAAAGTTGAGCGTTTGAAAAAAATTGTAAAAGAAGCTGCGGAACAATCGCATAGAAGTGAAATTCCAGAAGTACACGTTCCCTCATCATTTAAACAATTGCTGTCGATGAGTAGCGAGTATGATGTTTGTCTTGTTGCATATGAAGAAGAAGCGAAACAAGGTGAGAAATCTAATTTTGCGAAAGCTTTATCGACGATTAAACCAGGACAAAAGCTGCTGATTGTATTTGGACCAGAAGGCGGTTTAGCGGAGGAAGAGATTACTGCACTTCGTGAACATAAATTTGTACCATGTAGTTTAGGACCAAGAATTTTAAGAACAGAAACGGCTCCGCTTTATGCGTTAAGTGCCGCTTCTTATCATTTTGAATTGATGGGGTGA
- the hrcA gene encoding heat-inducible transcriptional repressor HrcA gives MLTERQLLILQTIIDDFIGSAQPVGSRTLAKKEEITFSSATIRNEMADLEELGFIEKTHSSSGRVPSEKGYRFYVDHLLAPQNLPNDEIVQIKDLFAERIFEAEKVAQQSAQILSELTSYTAIVLGPKLSTNKLKNVQIVPLDRQTAVAIIVTDTGHVQSKTITVPESVDLSDLEKMVNILNEKLSGIPMAELHNKIFKEIVTVLRGYVHNYDSAIKMLDGTFQVPLSEKIYFGGKANMLSQPEFHDIHKVRSLLTMIDNEAAFYDILRHKQVGIQVKIGRENSSTAMEDCSLISATYSIGEEQLGTIAILGPTRMQYSRVISLLQLFTRQFTDGLKK, from the coding sequence ATGCTTACGGAACGTCAGCTCTTAATTTTACAAACAATTATTGATGACTTTATTGGATCAGCGCAGCCCGTTGGGTCTAGAACGTTGGCTAAAAAAGAAGAAATCACATTTAGTTCAGCTACTATTCGAAATGAAATGGCTGATTTAGAAGAATTAGGTTTTATTGAAAAAACGCATAGTTCTTCTGGACGTGTTCCTTCTGAGAAAGGATACCGATTTTATGTAGACCATCTTTTAGCGCCGCAAAACTTACCGAACGATGAAATTGTACAAATTAAAGATTTATTTGCTGAAAGAATTTTTGAAGCAGAAAAAGTTGCACAGCAATCTGCTCAAATTTTATCAGAGCTTACGAGCTATACGGCCATTGTTCTCGGGCCTAAGTTAAGCACAAATAAACTTAAAAACGTACAAATTGTGCCGCTTGATCGTCAAACAGCAGTCGCTATTATTGTAACGGATACAGGGCATGTACAAAGTAAAACGATTACCGTTCCGGAATCTGTTGATTTATCAGATTTAGAAAAAATGGTTAACATTTTAAATGAAAAGCTATCTGGTATACCTATGGCAGAACTTCATAATAAAATCTTTAAAGAGATTGTTACAGTTTTACGTGGGTATGTTCATAATTACGATAGTGCGATAAAAATGTTAGATGGTACATTTCAAGTTCCGTTATCGGAAAAGATATACTTTGGAGGGAAAGCGAATATGCTTTCGCAACCGGAGTTCCATGACATTCACAAAGTAAGATCTTTGCTGACGATGATTGATAATGAGGCTGCGTTTTATGACATTTTGCGTCATAAACAAGTCGGAATTCAAGTGAAAATTGGTAGAGAAAATTCTTCTACGGCAATGGAGGATTGCAGTTTGATTTCTGCAACGTATTCGATTGGAGAAGAGCAACTTGGAACAATTGCAATTTTAGGTCCGACGAGAATGCAATACTCTCGTGTAATTAGTTTACTGCAGTTATTTACAAGACAATTTACAGACGGACTTAAAAAGTAA
- the dnaK gene encoding chaperone protein DnaK — protein MSKIIGIDLGTTNSCVAVMEGGEPKVIPNPEGNRTTPSVVAFKNEERQVGEVAKRQAITNPNTIMSVKRHMGTDYKVEVEGKDYTPQEISAIILQNLKASAEAYLGETVTKAVITVPAYFNDAERQATKDAGRIAGLEVERIINEPTAAALAYGLEKQDEEQKILVYDLGGGTFDVSILELADGTFEVISTAGDNRLGGDDFDQVIIDHLVAEFKKENNIDLSQDKMALQRLKDAAEKAKKDLSGVTQTQISLPFISAGAAGPLHLELTLTRAKFEEISAGLVERTLEPTRRALKDAGFSPSELDKVILVGGSTRIPAVQEAIKRETGKEPYKGVNPDEVVALGAAVQGGVLTGDVEGVLLLDVTPLSLGIETMGGVFTKLIERNTTIPTSKSQVFSTAADNQPAVDIHVLQGERPMSADNKTLGRFQLTDLPPAPRGIPQIEVTFDIDANGIVNVRAKDLGTSKEQTITIQSSSGLSDEEVDRMVQEAEANADADQKRKEEVELRNEADQLVFQTDKVVKDLEGKVDAAEVAKATEAKEALQAAIEKNELEEIRVKKDALQEIVQQLTVKLYEQAQAAAGQAEGAQGAQDAGAKKDNVVDAEFEEVKEDK, from the coding sequence ATGAGTAAAATTATCGGTATTGACTTAGGTACAACAAACTCTTGTGTAGCTGTTATGGAAGGTGGAGAACCAAAGGTTATCCCAAATCCAGAAGGAAACCGTACAACACCTTCTGTTGTAGCTTTCAAAAATGAAGAGCGTCAAGTTGGGGAAGTTGCGAAGCGTCAAGCGATTACAAACCCAAATACAATCATGTCTGTTAAACGTCATATGGGTACAGACTACAAAGTAGAAGTTGAAGGTAAAGATTATACACCTCAAGAAATTTCTGCAATCATTTTACAAAACTTAAAAGCTTCTGCTGAAGCATACTTAGGTGAAACAGTAACGAAAGCTGTTATTACAGTACCTGCATACTTCAACGATGCAGAGCGTCAAGCAACGAAAGATGCTGGTCGTATTGCTGGTTTAGAAGTTGAGCGTATCATTAACGAACCAACAGCAGCAGCACTTGCTTACGGTTTAGAAAAACAAGATGAAGAGCAAAAAATCTTAGTATATGACTTAGGTGGCGGTACATTTGACGTATCTATCCTTGAGTTAGCAGACGGCACATTCGAAGTTATTTCAACTGCTGGTGACAACCGTCTTGGTGGAGATGACTTTGACCAAGTTATCATCGATCACTTAGTAGCTGAATTCAAAAAAGAAAACAACATTGATTTAAGCCAAGATAAAATGGCACTTCAACGTCTGAAAGATGCAGCTGAAAAAGCGAAGAAAGATCTTTCTGGTGTAACACAAACACAAATTTCATTACCATTCATTAGTGCTGGAGCTGCTGGTCCATTACACTTAGAATTAACGTTAACAAGAGCTAAATTCGAAGAAATTTCAGCAGGTCTTGTTGAAAGAACATTAGAGCCAACTCGTCGTGCATTAAAAGACGCTGGTTTTTCTCCAAGTGAATTAGATAAAGTTATCCTTGTTGGTGGTTCTACTCGTATCCCAGCTGTACAAGAAGCAATTAAACGTGAAACTGGTAAAGAGCCATACAAAGGTGTAAACCCAGATGAAGTTGTAGCATTAGGTGCTGCAGTTCAAGGTGGCGTACTTACTGGTGATGTAGAGGGCGTTCTATTATTAGACGTAACTCCACTTTCTTTAGGTATCGAAACTATGGGTGGTGTGTTCACGAAATTAATCGAGCGTAACACTACAATTCCAACAAGTAAGTCACAAGTATTCTCAACAGCTGCTGATAACCAACCAGCGGTAGACATTCACGTACTACAAGGTGAGCGTCCAATGTCAGCTGACAACAAAACATTAGGTCGTTTCCAATTAACAGACCTTCCGCCAGCACCACGTGGAATTCCACAAATCGAAGTAACATTCGATATTGATGCGAACGGTATCGTTAACGTACGTGCAAAAGACTTAGGAACAAGCAAAGAGCAAACTATTACAATCCAATCTTCTTCAGGTCTTTCTGATGAAGAAGTAGATCGTATGGTACAAGAAGCTGAAGCAAATGCTGACGCTGACCAAAAACGTAAGGAAGAAGTTGAACTTCGTAACGAAGCTGACCAACTTGTATTCCAAACAGACAAAGTTGTAAAAGATTTAGAAGGTAAAGTAGATGCAGCAGAAGTAGCGAAAGCAACGGAAGCGAAAGAAGCATTACAAGCGGCAATCGAGAAAAACGAACTTGAAGAAATCCGTGTGAAAAAAGATGCTCTTCAAGAAATCGTACAACAACTAACTGTTAAATTATACGAGCAAGCTCAAGCGGCTGCAGGGCAAGCGGAAGGTGCACAAGGAGCACAAGACGCTGGCGCGAAAAAAGATAATGTAGTAGACGCTGAATTTGAAGAAGTAAAAGAAGACAAGTAA
- the mtaB gene encoding tRNA (N(6)-L-threonylcarbamoyladenosine(37)-C(2))-methylthiotransferase MtaB gives MATVAFHTLGCKVNHYETEAIWQLFKQGGYERTEYEKKSDVYVINTCTVTNTGDKKSRQVIRRAVRQNPDAVICVTGCYAQTSPAEIMAIPGVDIVVGTQDREKMLGYIEEFRKERQPINAVRNIMKTRVYEELDVPYFTDRTRASLKIQEGCNNFCTFCIIPWARGLMRSRDGKEVIKQAQQLVDAGYKEIVLTGIHTGGYGEDIKEYNLAGLLRDMEAEIDGLKRLRISSIEASQISDEVIEVLDKSEVVVRHLHIPLQSGSNTVLKRMRRKYTMEFFQERLDRLKEALPGLAITSDVIVGFPGETEEEFMETYNFIKENRFSELHVFPYSKRTGTPAARMEDQVPEDVKNDRVHRLIELSNQLAKEYASGFEGEVLEIIPEETFKDGDREGLYVGYTDNYLKIVFEGSEELIGKLVKVKITKAGYPYNEAQFVRVLEDDIKKESASA, from the coding sequence ATGGCAACTGTTGCGTTCCACACGTTAGGTTGTAAAGTAAACCACTATGAAACAGAAGCGATTTGGCAATTGTTTAAACAAGGTGGTTATGAAAGAACTGAATATGAAAAAAAATCTGATGTATATGTTATTAACACATGTACAGTAACGAATACTGGAGATAAAAAAAGCCGTCAAGTAATTAGACGTGCTGTACGTCAAAATCCAGATGCGGTAATTTGTGTAACTGGATGTTATGCACAAACATCTCCAGCAGAAATTATGGCAATTCCAGGTGTAGATATTGTTGTTGGTACGCAAGATCGTGAGAAGATGTTAGGATACATCGAAGAATTCCGTAAAGAGCGTCAACCAATTAATGCTGTCCGCAATATTATGAAAACACGTGTATACGAAGAACTTGATGTACCATATTTCACGGACCGTACACGTGCATCTTTAAAAATACAAGAAGGTTGTAATAACTTCTGTACATTTTGCATCATTCCTTGGGCGCGTGGTTTAATGCGTTCTCGTGATGGAAAAGAAGTTATTAAACAAGCGCAGCAATTAGTAGATGCGGGCTATAAAGAAATCGTATTAACAGGAATTCATACAGGTGGGTACGGTGAAGATATAAAAGAGTATAACTTAGCGGGATTACTGCGCGATATGGAAGCGGAAATAGACGGATTGAAACGTCTTCGTATTTCTTCTATTGAGGCGAGTCAAATTTCTGATGAAGTAATTGAAGTGTTGGATAAATCAGAAGTAGTTGTACGTCACTTGCATATTCCATTACAGTCAGGATCTAATACTGTATTGAAACGTATGCGCCGTAAGTATACGATGGAATTTTTCCAAGAGCGTTTAGATCGTTTGAAAGAAGCGTTACCAGGTCTTGCGATTACATCAGACGTAATTGTTGGATTCCCAGGTGAAACAGAAGAAGAATTCATGGAAACGTACAATTTCATTAAAGAGAATCGTTTCTCTGAATTACACGTTTTCCCTTATTCAAAACGTACAGGTACTCCAGCAGCACGTATGGAAGATCAAGTTCCTGAAGACGTGAAGAACGATCGTGTTCACCGTTTAATTGAGCTATCAAATCAATTAGCGAAAGAGTATGCTTCTGGATTTGAAGGTGAAGTACTTGAAATCATTCCGGAAGAGACATTTAAAGATGGTGACCGTGAAGGTTTATATGTAGGTTATACAGATAATTACTTAAAAATTGTGTTTGAAGGATCTGAAGAATTGATTGGTAAGCTAGTAAAAGTGAAAATTACAAAAGCTGGTTATCCATATAACGAAGCGCAGTTTGTTCGTGTTCTTGAAGATGATATAAAAAAAGAATCAGCAAGCGCATAA